In Buchnera aphidicola (Kaburagia rhusicola ensigallis), the following are encoded in one genomic region:
- the dnaE gene encoding DNA polymerase III subunit alpha, whose translation MADPKFIHLRVHSDFSMVDGLSKPQLLVNRVAKFGMPAMAITDFSNLHGVIKFYQAALHKGIKPIIGVDFNMYVDEYSLDKLSKITLLASTNTGYRNLILLLSRAYHNGYNSTIGIIIKKAWLIEYRKGIILLSGGCYGDIGINILQSNKSALYKSLFFYNKYFQNFYYFEIVRNGKPNEEEYIDKIKCLSAKEGIPLVATNSVCFLNEIDFSVHKIRVFINQRCVINNKNINHDYTSQQFLKNEVQMLEVFSDIPESLSNSVEIAKRCNVILKFDKHFLPKFPIRCNSINDYLVIKAKKGLFKRLIHLYPDKKIRDVHLDKYISRLFSELDVINKMGFPGYFLIVMEFINWSKQNAIPVGPGRGSGAGSLVSYALNITELDPLRFDLIFERFLNLERVSMPDLDIDFCMDNRDRVIEHVSQIYGRESVSQIVTFGTLTAKAVIRDVGRVLGFPYGFLNRISKLIPLDPGITLQQALSNRSELLKLYHSDEDVKVLIDIAKKLEGITRNIGKHAGGLVISPGKITDFSPLHYDENGCNPITQFDKSDIELIGLVKFDFLGLKTLTIIHNSVKVINHNLSIRKKSPIDINCIPLNDKNCFCFLQSCCTIGIFQLESYGMKDLIFRLKPDCFDDLVALIALFRPGPLQSGMVDNFINRKHGNEKIFYPDKKWQHILLKPVLKSTYGVVLYQEQVMKVAQVLANYTLGSADILRRAMEKKNPLEMKNQRTMFKEGAKKNGIDSKLAMNIFNLLENFAGYAFNKSHSVAYSLISYQTLWLKLYYPAEFMSSAMNADIDNTDKLVTLIYECKRIKLNIVAPSVNNSDYYFRVDNCGNIIYGLGAIKGIGKNVVTAIIRARKCYGIFSELFDLCVHVDSSKLTKRVIEKLIKSGSCDCFKIDRSILINNCNNIIQSAYQYVQSKKSKKIELFGSLLEDLKQTYNNSSFTNVNINKRLILDWERDCLGFYLTKHPVDQYLDILHKYPKCIRAKNANFLNDGKDVIILGMVTELKLKITKKNKKMMVFFLEDYFSRLDVIVFNAVLDRYKLNLNNDLVVIVFGCVKVNPMNKKCVILANQILSLGNIIV comes from the coding sequence ATGGCAGATCCAAAATTTATTCATCTTCGAGTGCATAGTGATTTTTCTATGGTTGATGGATTATCAAAACCTCAATTATTAGTCAATCGAGTTGCAAAATTTGGCATGCCTGCGATGGCTATCACAGATTTTAGTAACTTACATGGTGTCATTAAATTTTATCAAGCAGCTTTGCATAAAGGAATTAAGCCAATTATTGGTGTTGATTTTAACATGTACGTTGATGAATATTCATTAGATAAATTGTCTAAAATTACTTTGTTAGCTTCTACTAATACGGGATATAGAAATCTAATTTTATTACTTTCTCGAGCATATCATAACGGATACAACAGCACAATTGGAATAATAATAAAAAAAGCATGGTTAATTGAATATCGTAAAGGCATAATTTTGTTGTCCGGTGGTTGTTATGGCGATATCGGTATCAATATATTGCAAAGTAATAAGTCAGCATTGTACAAAAGTTTATTTTTTTACAATAAGTATTTTCAAAATTTTTATTATTTTGAAATTGTACGTAATGGAAAGCCTAATGAAGAAGAATACATTGATAAAATTAAATGTTTATCTGCAAAAGAAGGGATACCTTTGGTAGCTACTAATTCTGTTTGTTTTTTAAATGAAATTGATTTTTCAGTTCATAAAATTCGTGTTTTTATTAACCAAAGATGTGTCATTAATAATAAGAACATTAATCATGATTACACGTCGCAGCAATTTTTAAAAAATGAAGTTCAAATGTTAGAAGTATTTTCAGATATTCCTGAATCACTTTCGAATAGTGTAGAAATTGCCAAGCGTTGTAATGTAATTTTAAAATTTGATAAACATTTTTTACCAAAGTTTCCTATAAGATGTAATAGTATTAATGATTATTTAGTCATTAAAGCAAAAAAAGGATTATTTAAACGTCTTATTCATTTGTATCCGGATAAAAAAATCCGAGATGTTCATTTAGATAAATATATTTCTCGTTTATTTTCGGAATTAGATGTAATAAATAAAATGGGATTTCCTGGATACTTTTTAATAGTTATGGAATTTATTAATTGGTCAAAACAAAATGCAATTCCAGTGGGTCCGGGAAGAGGATCTGGTGCTGGATCTTTAGTATCATACGCTTTGAATATTACTGAATTAGATCCTTTGCGATTTGATTTAATATTCGAACGATTTCTTAATTTAGAACGTGTTTCAATGCCAGACTTAGATATTGATTTTTGCATGGATAATCGTGATAGAGTTATTGAGCATGTTTCTCAAATATATGGACGAGAATCAGTATCTCAAATTGTTACTTTTGGTACTTTGACAGCTAAAGCAGTGATACGAGACGTAGGTCGAGTTCTGGGTTTTCCTTATGGATTTTTGAATCGTATTTCTAAATTAATTCCATTAGATCCAGGAATAACTTTACAACAAGCTTTATCTAATCGATCAGAATTGTTAAAACTGTATCATTCTGATGAAGATGTAAAAGTATTGATTGACATTGCTAAAAAATTAGAAGGAATTACTCGAAACATTGGAAAACATGCTGGAGGATTAGTTATTTCACCTGGAAAAATTACTGATTTCTCGCCATTACATTATGATGAAAATGGTTGTAATCCTATTACTCAATTTGATAAATCAGATATTGAATTAATAGGATTAGTTAAATTTGATTTTCTTGGATTGAAAACGTTAACTATAATACATAATTCAGTAAAAGTAATTAACCACAACTTGTCGATACGAAAAAAAAGTCCAATTGATATTAATTGCATTCCTTTGAATGACAAAAATTGTTTTTGTTTTTTACAATCATGCTGCACTATAGGTATTTTCCAATTAGAATCTTATGGAATGAAAGATTTAATTTTTCGTTTGAAACCGGATTGTTTTGATGATTTAGTTGCTTTAATAGCTTTGTTTCGACCAGGACCTTTGCAATCAGGAATGGTAGATAATTTTATAAATCGAAAACATGGTAATGAAAAAATTTTTTATCCTGATAAGAAATGGCAACATATATTATTGAAACCAGTTTTAAAATCAACTTATGGAGTTGTGTTATATCAAGAACAAGTAATGAAAGTTGCACAAGTATTAGCAAATTATACTTTAGGCAGTGCAGATATTTTACGTCGTGCTATGGAGAAAAAAAATCCTTTGGAAATGAAAAACCAAAGAACTATGTTTAAAGAAGGAGCAAAAAAGAATGGAATTGATTCTAAATTGGCTATGAATATTTTTAATTTACTAGAAAATTTTGCTGGATATGCATTTAATAAATCACACTCTGTTGCTTATTCTTTAATATCATATCAAACTTTATGGTTAAAATTGTATTATCCAGCTGAATTTATGTCATCTGCTATGAATGCTGATATAGATAATACTGATAAGTTAGTGACATTAATTTATGAATGTAAAAGAATTAAACTAAATATTGTTGCCCCTAGTGTTAATAATAGTGATTATTATTTTAGAGTTGATAATTGTGGTAATATTATATATGGGTTAGGAGCAATAAAAGGAATTGGAAAAAACGTTGTTACTGCTATTATTCGAGCTAGAAAGTGTTATGGAATTTTTTCTGAATTATTTGATTTGTGTGTTCATGTCGACTCATCTAAATTAACAAAAAGAGTAATTGAGAAATTAATTAAATCAGGAAGTTGCGATTGTTTTAAGATAGACAGATCTATATTAATAAATAATTGCAATAATATTATTCAATCGGCATATCAATATGTGCAATCGAAAAAATCAAAAAAGATAGAACTATTTGGATCTTTATTAGAAGACTTAAAACAAACATATAATAACTCTTCTTTCACTAATGTTAATATTAACAAACGATTAATACTTGATTGGGAAAGAGATTGTTTGGGATTTTATTTAACTAAGCATCCTGTAGATCAATATTTGGATATATTACATAAGTATCCAAAATGTATTCGTGCGAAAAATGCAAATTTTTTAAATGATGGTAAAGACGTTATAATTCTAGGTATGGTCACTGAATTAAAACTTAAAATAACAAAAAAAAATAAAAAAATGATGGTGTTCTTTTTAGAAGATTATTTTTCTCGCCTTGATGTCATAGTATTTAATGCCGTTTTAGATAGGTATAAACTCAATTTAAATAATGATTTAGTTGTGATAGTTTTTGGTTGCGTTAAAGTTAACCCGATGAATAAGAAATGTGTAATATTAGCAAATCAGATTTTAAGTTTAGGAAATATAATAGTATAA